Below is a window of Zygosaccharomyces rouxii strain CBS732 chromosome C complete sequence DNA.
AACTCAAATTTTGACGCctttgatccaaatattaAAAGGAAGATTTTTCACTCTATTTTCTGTTCATCTGTGAAATAACTGATTTTGGGAAAACAGAAacaaaattcttcattatcctttctttcttttactCTATTGAGTTGTTAATTAGTTCCACTtccattcttttcaatttcaactgGATTTAATTTGATTTCAAGGTTTGGACTTGCGCTCATTTCCAACTAACTACAACTTTTTTCTGTACCTATTTGAAAATACTGTGAGCTCATTTGAATgcaattgttgttgtaatcAGTTGCAACATCCCGTccattcttttcttttattctCTAAAGCAAACACAAAGGTTTTAGAGTTTTTataaaatttgaagagattttttcttcattagatcCCAATTGCATTAAGATACCAAGAAGCTTTTTTCAGGGTTATCTCCTTTTAAAGTCTTCATTGATCACCCAATTCAATCGCTAATTTTCAGTTCAACTTCCAGTTTACTCCATAttgttttccttttatttttactGCATTGCATATTTCCGATTAATCTGCATTAACAACCTAATTTATATTAACCAAGATTCACAGAATTGATTTGTGTGTGTCTTGATGTCTTCTAACTCAGAGAATATTGAAAATACGCAAAACGACAGGTCGGCAAGGCTATTACGAAATGTACAACGTTCAGCACTTAATAATGTCACAAATACTTTCATATCACAAGATAATGTCAGTCAAAATACGGCCTTGAGAAGTCTTAAATCTACGTTGAACGTGGCTAAAAAGGACACCTCCCGAATCTcacaatttggaaaagaatcCTTTCTACATCCAGGTCTGATAAATTCGGCGGCGGCGCTTACTACAAGTGAAAATCTCAAGAAAACGGATAATATagatgataaagaaaatcGTGAATCATATTCAAAACCCTTACCAGCtatcgaagaagaaggtcATAGAACATCTTCCGAGAGTGATGATACTACTACAACGGCTGCCGCTACCGCTAGCAGCTCATCATCGgaacagcagcagcaacaacaacagcagcagcagcagcagcagcagcatgAGGAACAACCACAGCAACGACAAACAGCAGCCTTTGACgttaagaagaagaggcCAATCTCCACGGTAGTAGAGCAGGATGTGCCAAAAAAGTTCAAGGTTTGCGATGTGAATGGGCAAGCAGAATACGAATGGGAAGATTTAGATGCTGAAGATGCCAATGATCCTTTCATGGTAAGTGAATATGTCGATGAAATTTTCGATTATTTACACCATTTAGAAGTTATGACCCTtccaagagaagaaaaccTCTACAAGCATAGAAATATCAGACAAAATAGGGATATTCTAGTCAATTGGTTAGTGAAGATCCATAACAAGTTCGGACTTTTACCAGAAACTTTATATTTGGCGATTAATACAATGGATCGATTTTTATGCAAAGAATTAGTTCAATTAGACAAGT
It encodes the following:
- a CDS encoding cyclin family protein (similar to uniprot|P24869 Saccharomyces cerevisiae YPR119W CLB2 Involved in mitotic induction G(sub)2-specific B-type cyclin and uniprot|P24868 Saccharomyces cerevisiae YGR108W CLB1), with product MSSNSENIENTQNDRSARLLRNVQRSALNNVTNTFISQDNVSQNTALRSLKSTLNVAKKDTSRISQFGKESFLHPGLINSAAALTTSENLKKTDNIDDKENRESYSKPLPAIEEEGHRTSSESDDTTTTAAATASSSSSEQQQQQQQQQQQQQQHEEQPQQRQTAAFDVKKKRPISTVVEQDVPKKFKVCDVNGQAEYEWEDLDAEDANDPFMVSEYVDEIFDYLHHLEVMTLPREENLYKHRNIRQNRDILVNWLVKIHNKFGLLPETLYLAINTMDRFLCKELVQLDKLQLVGTSCLFIASKYEEVYSPSIKHFASETDGACTEDEIKEGEKFILKTLGFNLNYPNPMNFLRRISKADDYDIQSRTLAKFLLEISLMDFRFIGILPSLCAAAAMFLSRKMLGKGKWDGNLIHYSGGYTKEQLAPVCHMIMDYLVSPMVHDEFHRKYQSRRFMKASIISVQWALKVRKNGYDIMTLHE